The proteins below are encoded in one region of Triticum aestivum cultivar Chinese Spring chromosome 1B, IWGSC CS RefSeq v2.1, whole genome shotgun sequence:
- the LOC123098137 gene encoding uncharacterized protein, whose amino-acid sequence MEGQGSSSRVPRASSQTELGLMKQKEGEEPKTSGSAGKDKEDEIVALGEQKPEGSDKQEDKASASAGGDEGKKILEVDPRRPGDSTQEKTVARDLEQPPANRGTRALPGLLGNDLKSISKLFNVTAATVGLGLLLAFLGITMVPNKSLLHSALTSTCRVTPDDIARLYAVVGVGLAIAITQYLASLLGASEKEETEEPPVAAAAPVMRRVFVFIAAVSQLGLTVCFFWSLMLAVSLRMGKAHCWPQGTMAAMLTGMAISSMLSVYMVYIGIACVFGANTN is encoded by the exons ATGGAGGGACAAGGCAGCAGCAGCCGTGTTCCTA GAGCGAGCTCCCAAACGGAGCTTGGTTTGATGAAGCAGAAGGAGGGTGAGGAGCCGAAGACGAGCGGCAGCGCGGGAAAAGACAAGGAGGATGAAATCGTGGCTCTTGGG GAGCAGAAGCCGGAGGGTTCTGACAAGCAGGAGGACAAGGCGAGCGCCAGCGCAGGAGGGGACGAGGGAAAGAAGATCTTGGAGGTG GACCCCCGCCGCCCTGGTGACTCCACGCAGGAGAAGACTGTCGCTCGGGACCTAGAGCAGCCTCCGGCCAACCGTGGGACGCGTGCACTGCCCGGTCTCCTAG GAAATGATCTCAAGTCTATCAGCAAGCTTTTCAACGTCACGGCCGCCACGGTGGGCTTGGGGCTGCTGCTTGCCTTTCTGGGGATTACCATGGTGCCAAACAAGTCCCTCTTGCACAGTGCATTAACATCAACCTGCCGTGTCACTCCCGATGACATTGCGCGGCTGTACGCGGTGGTAGGCGTGGGCCTGGCCATCGCCATCACGCAGTACCTCGCGTCGCTGCTCGGCGCTTCTGAGAAGGAGGAGACGGAGGAGCCACccgtggccgcggcggcgccggtGATGCGCCGAGTTTTCGTCTTCATCGCTGCTGTGTCGCAGCTGGGACTTACCGTGTGCTTCTTCTGGAGCCTTATGCTTGCCGTGTCACTTCGGATGGGGAAGGCGCACTGCTGGCCACAGGGCACGATGGCTGCGATGCTGACCGGGATGGCCATCTCG